A region of the Candidatus Limnocylindria bacterium genome:
TCGCCGTCCGGGCTACGCCGAATACATCCGTGAGGTCCCCGCATTCATCCCGCGTCCTCCGCGCGGCTCAGGCACTCAGTAGCGAGCGGCGCTGGGCCGCGGAAGGAGAACATCGATGGACATCGCAGTCACCGACCTCGCCGGCCAACGCCGGTCGTCCGCTTCGACGAGCGTCGCGCTCGACCCGGCTCGGGCACGAGGGCTCGCCCGCTGGAACGCCGCCCTGGCCGCGCTGCACTTCGCGCAGTTCCTGCTCATGCTCGCGGTCTCCCGCACGGAGGCGGCCTTCACCGCGTCGGTCACGTACGTCGTTCCCCGGCTCGAGGCCGGTCGCTTCGTCGGCCTCGACACGCGCGCCAGTCAGATCGTCGACGTGCCGCTGGCCTACGTCGTCGCGAGCTTCTTCCTCATGTCGGCGCTCGCGCACTTCCTTCTGCGCTGGCCGCTTCGCGCGCGCTACGAAGCGTGGCTTCGCCGCGGCATGAACCCGGCACGCTGGGTCGAGTACGCGTTCTCGTCAACGGTCATGATCCTGGCCATCGCGCAGCTGTCGTTCATCAAGGAGTTCTCGGCCCTCGTCGCGATCGCCGGGTGCAACGTCTCGATGAACCTGTTCGGGTGGAGCATGGAGGCGGCCAACGAAGGCCGCGCGCGCGCCGACTGGAAGCACTTCGTGTTCGGCTGTGTCGCCGGCATCATCCCGTGGATCGCCATCGGGGCGAGCCTGGTCGCGTACGCAGTGCAGCCCGACGCCACGCCGATCCCGGCCTTCGTGTGGGCGATCTATGGCTCGCTGTTCGTGGCCTTCA
Encoded here:
- the heR gene encoding heliorhodopsin HeR, whose product is MDIAVTDLAGQRRSSASTSVALDPARARGLARWNAALAALHFAQFLLMLAVSRTEAAFTASVTYVVPRLEAGRFVGLDTRASQIVDVPLAYVVASFFLMSALAHFLLRWPLRARYEAWLRRGMNPARWVEYAFSSTVMILAIAQLSFIKEFSALVAIAGCNVSMNLFGWSMEAANEGRARADWKHFVFGCVAGIIPWIAIGASLVAYAVQPDATPIPAFVWAIYGSLFVAFNVFAITMVLQYARVGRWRDYLTGEKTYMVMSLVAKSLLAWQVWSGTLRPM